A genomic stretch from Pontivivens ytuae includes:
- a CDS encoding HAD-IIB family hydrolase — MTPAGQKTFTLATDLDGTFLGGTEDDRRTLYDWIEARRDSVGLVFVSGRDPMFIESLCSDGFVPWPDYVIGDVGTTVAEVRERKIHVIEPLEEQIAELWGGRGDAVRATLDGAAGLTLQPTPFRYRVSYDYDPHAYDGVAEGRVREMGLDVLISDNRFFDVLPPGVSKGPTLLRFLDHFGIAHGRTLVAGDTLNDLSMFQTGLQGAVVGGSEQPLLDATRDIQTARHCAAIGAAGIIEAIAAFDLHPEVHEVAA, encoded by the coding sequence ATGACCCCTGCGGGGCAAAAGACCTTCACCCTCGCCACCGATCTCGACGGCACGTTCCTCGGCGGGACCGAGGACGACCGGCGCACGCTCTACGACTGGATCGAGGCGCGGCGCGACAGCGTGGGTCTGGTCTTCGTCTCGGGCCGCGATCCGATGTTCATCGAGAGCCTGTGCAGCGACGGCTTCGTGCCCTGGCCGGACTACGTGATCGGCGACGTGGGCACCACGGTGGCCGAGGTGCGGGAGCGCAAGATCCACGTGATCGAGCCGCTGGAGGAGCAGATCGCCGAGCTCTGGGGCGGCCGGGGCGACGCGGTGCGCGCGACGCTCGACGGGGCCGCGGGGCTGACGCTTCAGCCGACGCCGTTCCGCTACCGCGTCAGCTACGACTACGATCCGCACGCCTATGACGGGGTGGCGGAGGGGCGCGTGCGCGAGATGGGCCTCGACGTCCTGATCTCGGACAACCGGTTCTTCGACGTGCTGCCGCCGGGGGTGAGCAAGGGGCCGACGCTGCTGCGCTTCCTCGACCATTTCGGCATCGCACATGGACGAACGCTGGTCGCGGGCGACACGCTCAACGATCTGTCCATGTTCCAGACGGGCCTGCAGGGTGCCGTCGTCGGCGGTTCGGAGCAGCCGCTGCTCGACGCCACGCGCGACATCCAGACCGCGCGCCACTGCGCGGCGATCGGCGCGGCCGGTATCATCGAGGCGATCGCCGCCTTCGACCTCCACCCCGAAGTGCATGAGGTGGCGGCATGA
- a CDS encoding NAD(P)H-dependent glycerol-3-phosphate dehydrogenase, with amino-acid sequence MIQNQAPVEPSDMLAYDRVAVIGGGAWGTALAAVARRAGRDVSLLARREDIVAELRDEARNSAYLPDIALPEGIGATTDPEEALADAQVVLIVTPSRSIRAMSELAAAHAPADAPFFICAKGIEAGTGLLMTGIAADAAPGRVLGAVSGPTFAVETAAEHPTAVTIACTSAADGATAMPDIAAARLAATLTTDSFRPYVSDDLIGVEIGGAVKNVIAIACGILAGAGFGENVRAALITRGLAEIKELAVVLGGRRETVTGLSGIGDLMLTCSSTKSRNFSYGAQRGQGIAEDQVFGGKPVVVEGRENATTVTDLARRHNLHMPICEMVRSIVADGQPIGEAFAAYWAAPIEAEPRALDISIAHPAETEAQIRFEELLP; translated from the coding sequence ATGATTCAGAACCAAGCGCCTGTGGAGCCGTCCGACATGCTCGCCTATGACCGTGTGGCCGTTATTGGCGGCGGGGCATGGGGCACGGCACTCGCGGCCGTCGCGCGGCGGGCCGGTCGCGATGTCTCGCTGCTCGCCCGGCGGGAGGATATCGTGGCGGAGCTGCGGGACGAGGCGCGCAACTCCGCCTACCTGCCCGACATCGCCTTGCCCGAGGGCATCGGCGCGACCACCGATCCGGAGGAGGCGCTGGCCGACGCGCAGGTCGTCCTGATCGTCACGCCCTCGCGCAGCATCCGCGCCATGAGCGAGCTTGCCGCCGCCCATGCCCCCGCCGACGCGCCGTTCTTCATCTGCGCGAAGGGGATCGAGGCGGGCACGGGCCTTTTGATGACCGGGATCGCGGCCGATGCCGCCCCGGGCCGCGTGCTCGGCGCCGTCTCAGGCCCCACATTCGCGGTAGAGACCGCGGCGGAGCATCCGACCGCCGTCACCATCGCCTGCACCTCGGCGGCCGACGGAGCGACGGCGATGCCCGACATCGCGGCGGCCCGGCTGGCAGCGACGCTGACCACCGACAGCTTCCGCCCCTACGTCTCCGACGACCTGATCGGGGTGGAGATCGGCGGCGCGGTAAAGAACGTGATCGCCATCGCCTGCGGCATCCTCGCCGGCGCCGGGTTCGGGGAGAACGTGCGCGCAGCACTCATCACCCGGGGCCTTGCCGAGATCAAGGAACTGGCCGTCGTGCTCGGCGGACGGAGGGAAACCGTGACCGGGCTCAGCGGCATCGGTGATCTGATGCTCACCTGCTCGTCCACCAAGTCGCGCAACTTCTCCTATGGCGCGCAGCGCGGTCAGGGCATCGCGGAGGATCAGGTCTTCGGCGGCAAGCCTGTCGTGGTGGAGGGGCGGGAGAACGCCACGACCGTCACCGACCTTGCCCGCCGCCACAACCTCCATATGCCGATCTGCGAGATGGTCCGCTCCATCGTGGCGGACGGCCAGCCCATCGGCGAGGCGTTCGCCGCCTACTGGGCCGCGCCCATCGAGGCGGAGCCGCGCGCGCTCGACATCTCCATCGCTCACCCGGCCGAAACCGAGGCCCAGATCAGATTTGAGGAGCTTCTTCCATGA
- a CDS encoding transferrin-binding protein-like solute binding protein translates to MSGFIKNASAAFLLCALAACGGGGGGGSSSSSPQFGPAPAEGLTLAQLSDGEFVTSRNSGGIGKSIRYREDDSSTVGGEADVAVNSSDLKIDGIIATDDIETGLIRIVFNENTSANVQLQNGVFVGTTVGGSRTVNLQSLNLDDIGTDPGDYQSVIAGVYESPTATGDQNTFFGGFHAGSLAPTSALTGTSVVFTGEMSGRYVRVDDTTTALEVSDATGDVSITFDFTNGTIGSLSGISNIVLTNVSGAGPNRAITDVLQITNGTISGNEWDGDFTVLNPDIFNATPTNSTISGRFYGPDGSETAGAFRLNDEGGDEFLAGVIVAKE, encoded by the coding sequence ATGTCCGGCTTCATCAAGAACGCTTCAGCAGCTTTTCTTCTCTGCGCTCTGGCGGCCTGCGGCGGCGGCGGTGGTGGCGGTAGCAGCTCGTCGTCGCCGCAATTCGGTCCCGCGCCTGCGGAGGGTCTGACCCTCGCACAGCTCAGCGATGGTGAGTTCGTCACGTCCCGCAACTCGGGCGGTATCGGCAAGTCGATCCGTTACCGGGAGGACGACAGCTCAACGGTTGGTGGCGAGGCGGATGTCGCGGTGAACAGCTCGGATCTGAAGATCGACGGCATTATCGCGACCGACGATATCGAGACCGGCCTTATCCGCATCGTGTTCAACGAAAATACATCCGCCAACGTGCAGCTCCAGAACGGTGTTTTTGTCGGCACGACGGTCGGTGGCAGCCGGACGGTCAATCTCCAGTCGCTCAATCTCGACGACATCGGCACGGATCCTGGCGACTATCAGTCTGTGATTGCGGGCGTCTACGAGTCGCCCACGGCGACGGGCGATCAGAACACCTTCTTCGGCGGCTTCCACGCGGGCTCGCTGGCGCCGACATCGGCGCTCACCGGCACGAGCGTGGTCTTCACCGGCGAAATGAGCGGCCGCTACGTGCGGGTCGACGACACCACCACCGCGCTGGAGGTCAGCGACGCGACCGGCGACGTCTCGATCACCTTCGACTTCACGAACGGTACGATCGGCTCGCTGTCCGGTATCTCCAACATCGTGCTGACCAATGTGAGCGGCGCGGGTCCCAACCGGGCGATCACCGACGTGCTCCAGATCACGAACGGCACGATCTCCGGCAACGAGTGGGACGGCGACTTCACCGTCTTGAACCCGGACATCTTCAACGCCACGCCCACCAACAGCACCATCTCCGGCCGCTTCTACGGCCCGGACGGCAGCGAGACGGCGGGCGCGTTCCGTCTGAACGACGAGGGCGGCGACGAGTTTCTCGCCGGCGTGATCGTCGCCAAGGAGTGA
- a CDS encoding substrate-binding domain-containing protein has product MSLRALLLALTALPASAEVITVQSTTSTQNSGLYEAILPQFEAATGIEVRVVAVGTGQAIRNAQNCDGDVLLVHATAAEEAFVEAGFGSVRHDLMYNDFIIVGPQDDPLELAGAADVAEALSRIAEARATFVSRGDDSGTHRREQALWEGAGIDASSASGTWYRETGSGMGATLNIAVGMEGYTLTDRATWLAFGNRGDLDLLFEGDDALFNQYGIIPVSPEHCPSVAAEPALRFVDWMLSEDGQDAIAAYDREGTQLFFPNAAR; this is encoded by the coding sequence ATGAGCCTGCGCGCCCTGCTGCTCGCCCTCACCGCCCTGCCCGCCTCGGCGGAGGTCATCACGGTGCAGTCCACGACCTCGACGCAGAACTCCGGGCTTTATGAGGCGATCCTGCCGCAATTCGAGGCCGCGACGGGGATCGAGGTGCGCGTGGTCGCGGTCGGCACCGGCCAGGCGATCCGCAACGCGCAGAACTGCGACGGCGACGTGCTGCTGGTCCACGCGACGGCAGCCGAGGAGGCGTTCGTGGAGGCGGGCTTCGGCTCCGTCCGCCACGACCTGATGTATAACGATTTCATCATCGTGGGGCCGCAGGACGATCCGTTGGAGCTCGCCGGAGCCGCGGACGTGGCCGAGGCGCTCAGCCGGATCGCCGAGGCCCGCGCGACCTTCGTGTCCCGCGGCGACGATTCCGGCACGCACCGGCGCGAGCAGGCGTTGTGGGAGGGTGCGGGTATCGACGCCTCCTCCGCCTCAGGCACCTGGTATCGCGAGACGGGGTCGGGCATGGGCGCGACGCTCAACATCGCGGTGGGGATGGAGGGCTATACGCTGACGGACCGCGCGACCTGGCTCGCCTTCGGCAATCGCGGCGATCTGGACCTTTTGTTCGAGGGGGACGACGCGCTCTTCAACCAGTACGGCATCATCCCGGTCTCGCCCGAGCATTGCCCCAGCGTGGCGGCGGAGCCTGCCCTGCGCTTCGTCGATTGGATGCTGTCGGAGGACGGGCAGGATGCCATCGCGGCCTACGACCGCGAGGGCACCCAGCTCTTCTTCCCGAACGCGGCGCGCTAG
- a CDS encoding ATP-binding cassette domain-containing protein, with translation MAERVIPLRPDGRPRPGPRPPVRLEEVSLSRRGRVILDGVSASLGLSDVTAILGPNGAGKTQLLRIIAGLDAPRSGRVEFAWPPTPDKHRVGLVLQRPVLLRRSVRANLDHALRQYGISRKDRPGRIAELLRFGELSGLAATPARALSGGEQQRLALVRALGAAPDLLLLDEPSAHLDPRSTAAIETLIRRAADEGVRIVLVTHDRSQARRLASDVLFLHAGRVAEQTPARRFFDRPASREAKAYLDGDLLL, from the coding sequence ATGGCTGAGCGCGTCATCCCCCTGCGCCCCGACGGGCGGCCGCGGCCCGGTCCACGGCCCCCGGTCCGTCTGGAGGAGGTCAGCCTCAGCCGACGCGGGCGCGTGATCCTCGACGGGGTCAGCGCCTCGCTCGGCCTGTCGGATGTGACCGCGATCCTGGGGCCGAACGGGGCGGGCAAGACGCAGCTTCTGCGGATCATCGCGGGCCTCGATGCGCCGCGCTCGGGCCGGGTGGAGTTCGCCTGGCCGCCAACGCCCGACAAGCACCGGGTGGGGCTCGTGCTGCAACGGCCGGTGCTGCTGCGCCGCTCGGTCCGCGCCAATCTCGACCACGCGCTGCGGCAATACGGGATCTCCCGCAAGGATCGCCCCGGGCGGATCGCGGAGCTCTTGCGTTTCGGCGAGTTGTCGGGGCTCGCCGCAACGCCCGCCCGCGCGCTGTCGGGTGGGGAGCAGCAGCGGCTGGCGCTCGTGCGGGCGCTGGGGGCGGCGCCGGACCTCCTGCTGCTCGACGAGCCGTCGGCGCATCTCGATCCGCGCTCGACGGCCGCGATCGAGACGCTGATCCGCCGCGCGGCGGACGAGGGCGTGCGGATCGTCCTCGTGACGCATGACCGGAGCCAGGCGCGCCGCCTCGCCTCGGACGTGCTGTTCCTCCATGCGGGCCGCGTGGCCGAGCAGACGCCCGCGCGCCGCTTCTTCGACCGACCGGCCTCGCGCGAGGCCAAGGCCTATCTCGACGGAGACCTCCTGCTATGA
- a CDS encoding ABC transporter permease translates to MQDFTAAFAEAFDLIARGDAALIEVLILSLQVSGGAVAIACLIGFPLGAALGAGRFAGRGPLLVLVNALMGLPPVVVGLTLYLLLSRAGPLGPLGLLYTPTAMVIAQTILVTPIVAALTAQVVGNLHAEYRDLFATMGMGPMAQARTLLWDGRFALMTAALAGTGRALAEVGAVIIVGGNINHVTRVMTTTIALETSRGELALALGLGIILLILSISINAAVMGLGSVARQVAHG, encoded by the coding sequence ATGCAGGACTTCACCGCCGCCTTCGCCGAAGCCTTCGACCTCATCGCGCGGGGCGATGCGGCTCTGATCGAGGTGCTAATCCTGTCGCTGCAGGTGAGCGGCGGCGCGGTGGCGATCGCCTGCCTCATCGGCTTCCCGCTGGGTGCGGCGCTGGGTGCCGGGCGCTTCGCCGGGCGGGGGCCGTTGCTGGTGCTGGTGAACGCGCTGATGGGCCTGCCGCCGGTGGTGGTGGGGCTGACGCTCTACCTGCTCCTGAGCCGCGCCGGACCGCTGGGGCCGCTGGGCCTGCTCTACACCCCGACGGCGATGGTGATCGCGCAGACGATCCTGGTGACGCCAATCGTGGCGGCGCTGACGGCGCAGGTGGTGGGCAACCTGCATGCGGAATACCGCGACCTCTTCGCGACGATGGGCATGGGGCCGATGGCGCAGGCGCGCACGTTGCTCTGGGATGGACGCTTCGCGCTGATGACGGCCGCACTTGCGGGTACGGGCCGGGCGCTGGCCGAGGTGGGCGCGGTCATCATCGTCGGTGGAAACATCAACCACGTGACCCGGGTGATGACGACGACCATCGCGCTGGAGACCTCGCGCGGGGAGCTCGCGCTAGCACTCGGGCTCGGCATCATCCTCCTGATCCTCTCGATCTCGATCAACGCGGCCGTCATGGGGCTCGGCAGCGTCGCACGGCAGGTGGCTCATGGCTGA
- a CDS encoding DUF6505 family protein, which yields MTKLARTIRLDVSDTQVFTQPAPTGVWAIPGGFAFSDWSEDDLTGKARQDFANGWLDLDTFGRATFVAVAEASEAEIAALRDRLADHFVERYGAPDRLAALPTAAEEIAFMIELCADHTPNTLLAVSRELTGAGVRESFRAIAPTDAHLDQVAVHASPD from the coding sequence ATGACCAAGCTCGCCCGGACCATCCGCCTCGACGTGTCGGACACGCAGGTCTTCACGCAGCCCGCGCCCACGGGTGTGTGGGCGATCCCCGGTGGTTTCGCCTTCTCCGACTGGAGCGAGGACGATCTGACCGGCAAGGCGCGGCAGGACTTCGCCAATGGCTGGCTCGACCTCGACACGTTCGGGCGCGCGACCTTCGTGGCCGTGGCCGAAGCGTCGGAGGCCGAGATCGCCGCCCTGCGCGACCGCCTCGCCGACCATTTCGTGGAGCGGTATGGCGCCCCCGACCGGCTCGCGGCCCTGCCGACGGCCGCCGAGGAAATCGCGTTCATGATCGAGCTCTGCGCCGATCACACGCCCAACACCCTGCTCGCCGTCTCACGCGAGTTGACGGGGGCCGGCGTGCGCGAGAGCTTCCGCGCCATTGCGCCGACGGACGCGCATCTCGACCAGGTAGCGGTCCACGCGAGCCCGGACTGA
- a CDS encoding biotin/lipoate--protein ligase family protein: MAGRAEPVLHAAPAPDLSLPPLMRARLAADPFAEACRAAGEGVEAGLILHAPGPDLEAALVLAPETPLIEAAGAVLVAGVAFADALGAVAPPEVAVHLDWPYGLRVNGAPVGTLRAAVHGEGVPDWLVIGLSVRIAQRPGDVGHADETTLHDEGCGEVSAPALLESWARNMLWWLHRFEGDGLAPIHAAWLAKGPEKGAAVEDGTFVGLDEHGGLLVDTGSGVAGRPLTDRLERL, from the coding sequence ATGGCGGGGCGGGCTGAGCCGGTGCTGCACGCCGCCCCTGCCCCAGACCTGTCGCTGCCGCCACTGATGCGCGCGCGGCTGGCCGCCGATCCCTTTGCGGAGGCGTGCCGGGCGGCGGGTGAGGGCGTAGAGGCCGGGCTCATCCTGCACGCGCCCGGACCCGATCTGGAGGCAGCACTGGTGCTTGCGCCGGAGACGCCGCTGATCGAGGCGGCAGGCGCCGTGCTGGTCGCCGGGGTCGCGTTTGCCGATGCGCTGGGGGCGGTGGCGCCACCGGAGGTCGCAGTCCATCTCGACTGGCCCTACGGGTTGCGGGTGAACGGCGCCCCGGTCGGCACGCTGCGGGCCGCGGTCCATGGCGAAGGGGTGCCGGACTGGCTGGTGATCGGCCTGTCCGTGCGGATCGCCCAACGCCCGGGCGATGTCGGGCACGCGGATGAGACCACGCTCCACGACGAGGGCTGCGGCGAGGTCAGCGCCCCGGCGCTGCTCGAAAGCTGGGCGCGCAACATGCTGTGGTGGCTGCACCGGTTCGAGGGTGACGGCCTCGCGCCCATCCACGCCGCCTGGCTTGCCAAGGGGCCCGAAAAGGGTGCGGCGGTCGAGGACGGCACCTTCGTCGGTCTCGACGAGCATGGCGGCTTGCTGGTGGATACCGGCAGCGGCGTCGCCGGCCGCCCGCTGACCGACCGACTGGAGCGCCTATGA
- a CDS encoding DUF6494 family protein, whose translation MTDDSFNMSMRKFLKQVGVTSQQAIEEAVRDAREAGSLPAGPLKLRMVLTAEGVDLNHEVTGEIATDGGAG comes from the coding sequence ATGACCGACGACAGCTTCAACATGTCCATGCGCAAGTTCCTCAAGCAGGTGGGCGTGACCTCCCAGCAGGCGATCGAGGAGGCGGTGCGCGACGCGCGGGAGGCGGGCTCCCTGCCCGCAGGGCCGCTCAAGCTGCGCATGGTGCTGACAGCCGAGGGCGTGGATTTGAACCACGAGGTGACCGGCGAGATCGCCACGGATGGCGGGGCGGGCTGA
- a CDS encoding 4Fe-4S binding protein has product MSQPIILCPCVGMSAALADALRKTLEREVVVMPQRVCDGTAPEGLVLCADGVEAFAEAGRTALEIRTLALWSDEAEHALPKIAALIAAAERPMAGPGVIDVTSEGVCMVLGRDETALEAAAQLGAHLPVTCLVPEGVAPALPPAEYDLIQGRLRQASGGLGRFDVTIDGFRAVDAAARGTLAFSQARDGARSSCDVIVDLRGDGPLFPADHKRDGYLRADPRDPIAVARLVAEALQLVGTFEKPLHVRLDTALCAHSRASQSGCTRCLDLCPTGALTPDGEHVTIDPLICAGCGACSAACPSGAISYDDPAPQGVFAQITALAEGWRKASTDAPRLLIHDREHGLEMIALSARYGRGLSADSVPLEVGALGSFGHAEMAVACSAGFAAVDILMTPHTDRAALEDQAELARALGAEVRLLDVADPDAFEAALRDGPAPTPPAPVLALGARRDATRLAARALIGEVVQPLPAGAPYGTVEVNTDACTLCLACVSLCPSGALGDNPDRPELRFQEDACLQCGICTSTCPENAIALTPRMDTTPAALDWRILNAEEPAECTECGKLFGVKSTIDRIAEQLEGHSMFANSDRVRLIRMCDTCRVKAQYHAEGSPFAAGERPRPRTADDYAPPPKLH; this is encoded by the coding sequence ATGAGCCAGCCGATCATCCTGTGTCCCTGTGTCGGCATGTCCGCCGCGCTGGCAGATGCCTTGCGGAAAACGCTGGAGCGCGAGGTCGTCGTGATGCCCCAGCGGGTGTGTGACGGAACCGCGCCGGAGGGGCTGGTGCTCTGCGCCGATGGCGTCGAAGCCTTTGCCGAGGCCGGGCGCACGGCGCTCGAGATCCGCACCCTCGCGCTGTGGTCGGACGAGGCCGAGCACGCCTTGCCGAAGATCGCCGCCCTGATCGCGGCGGCGGAACGGCCGATGGCCGGGCCCGGCGTGATCGATGTGACCTCCGAGGGGGTCTGCATGGTGCTGGGCCGGGACGAGACCGCGCTGGAGGCCGCGGCACAGCTCGGCGCGCATCTGCCGGTAACGTGCCTGGTGCCGGAGGGCGTGGCCCCGGCGCTTCCGCCTGCGGAGTACGACCTGATCCAGGGACGGTTGCGGCAGGCGAGCGGCGGCCTCGGCCGGTTCGACGTGACCATCGACGGGTTTCGCGCGGTGGATGCCGCAGCGCGCGGCACGCTCGCGTTCTCGCAGGCGCGGGACGGCGCGCGCAGCTCCTGCGACGTGATCGTGGATCTGCGCGGCGACGGCCCGCTCTTTCCCGCCGATCACAAGCGCGACGGCTATCTGCGGGCCGATCCGCGCGACCCAATCGCGGTGGCGCGGCTGGTGGCCGAGGCGCTGCAACTGGTCGGCACCTTCGAGAAGCCGCTGCATGTGCGGCTCGACACCGCGCTCTGCGCCCATTCGCGGGCGTCGCAGAGCGGATGCACGCGCTGCCTGGACCTGTGCCCAACCGGGGCGCTGACGCCGGATGGCGAGCATGTCACGATCGATCCGCTGATCTGCGCGGGCTGCGGGGCGTGCTCGGCGGCGTGCCCGTCCGGCGCGATCTCCTATGACGATCCGGCGCCGCAGGGCGTCTTTGCCCAGATCACGGCGCTGGCCGAGGGTTGGCGAAAAGCGTCCACGGACGCACCGCGCCTGCTAATCCACGATCGGGAGCACGGCCTGGAGATGATTGCGCTCTCGGCCCGCTACGGTCGTGGACTGTCCGCCGATTCGGTACCGCTCGAGGTCGGCGCGCTCGGCAGTTTCGGCCATGCGGAGATGGCGGTGGCCTGCTCCGCGGGCTTTGCTGCTGTGGACATCCTGATGACGCCGCACACGGACCGCGCGGCGCTGGAGGATCAGGCGGAGCTCGCCCGCGCGCTCGGCGCCGAGGTTCGCCTGCTCGACGTCGCCGACCCCGATGCGTTCGAGGCCGCGCTCCGCGACGGCCCGGCCCCCACGCCGCCCGCGCCGGTGCTCGCCCTCGGCGCCCGGCGGGACGCGACGCGCCTCGCGGCCCGAGCGCTGATCGGCGAGGTGGTACAGCCCCTGCCCGCCGGTGCGCCCTACGGCACGGTCGAGGTCAACACCGATGCCTGCACGCTCTGCCTTGCCTGCGTCTCGCTCTGCCCGTCCGGGGCACTCGGCGACAATCCGGACCGGCCCGAGCTGCGGTTCCAGGAGGATGCCTGCCTGCAATGCGGCATCTGCACCTCCACCTGCCCGGAGAACGCCATCGCGCTGACCCCGCGGATGGACACGACGCCCGCCGCCCTCGACTGGCGGATCCTGAATGCAGAGGAGCCGGCGGAGTGTACCGAGTGCGGCAAGCTCTTCGGCGTGAAGTCCACCATCGACCGGATCGCGGAGCAGCTCGAAGGCCACTCGATGTTCGCGAATTCCGACCGCGTGCGCCTGATCCGCATGTGCGACACCTGCCGGGTGAAGGCGCAGTACCACGCCGAGGGCAGCCCCTTCGCCGCAGGGGAGCGTCCGCGCCCCCGCACCGCCGACGACTACGCCCCGCCCCCCAAACTGCACTGA